A region from the Panicum hallii strain FIL2 chromosome 1, PHallii_v3.1, whole genome shotgun sequence genome encodes:
- the LOC112902969 gene encoding uncharacterized protein LOC112902969, with the protein MAGTSASASALGHEGGVSMMFSINDIPILKGDNYNEWYRKLDLYFIIGELDWVLATPTPTEPVLPEREDTDTDASWKQTELAYKKAKAEYERLYAKWLPANKKCLAVVKNTIEPAIMGSIPDCATVIEYLEKLKNQYTGSSKTYATQLIKQLVSERYTGGGIREHIHRMVNLNNKLKSLDLAFKEDHIVHLVFASLPKEFDTFVVNYNTQPQTWDIEKTIAMCVQEEERIRSTTGGSLNYVNKKKHANFKGNFSSSSSSSSKGKNSQQHRPQEGHALVDKDQCLYCKERGHYKKNCHKYLKMVMEKRGIPFDENHSKKRKAS; encoded by the exons ATGGCGGGCACGTCGGCTTCCGCTTCCGCCCTAGGGCACGAGG GAGGAGTatcaatgatgttttccatcaacgatattccaatattaaagggagataattacaatgaatggtacagaaagctGGATCTCTATTTCATCATAGGTGAATTAGATTGGGTCCTAGCTACACCGACTCCTACAGAGCCTGTGCTTCCTGAAAGGgaggacacagacacagatgcttcttggaagcaaacagagcttgctTACAAGAAAGCAAAAGCAGAATATGAGAGGCTGTATGCAAAATGGCTCCCTGCCAACAAGAAATGtttggcagtggtaaagaatACGATTGAGCCTGCAATTATGGGCTCAATCCCAGACTGTGCCACCGTCATAGAGTATCTTGAAAAATTAAAGAACCAAtacactggttcttcaaagacttatgcaacccagttgatcaaacaactggtttcagagAGATACACTGGCGGTGGCATTAGAGAACACATTCATCGCATGGTCAACCTGAATAACAAGCTAAagtcattggaccttgccttcaaggaggatcacattgtccatctGGTCTTTGCTTCGTTACCAAAAGAGTTTGACACTTTTGTTGTCAATTACAACACccaaccacaaacttgggacATAGAAAAGACTATTGCGatgtgtgttcaggaggaggaaaggatcaggtccaccactgGAGGATCCTTAAACTATGTGAACAAGAAGAAGCATGCCAACTTTAAAGGCaatttttcatcttcttcttcatcctccTCTAAAGGTAAAAACTCTCAACAGCACAGACCGCAGGAGGGACACGCTCTAGTAGATAAGGATCAATGTCTCTACTGCAAAGAGAGGGGTCACTACAAGAAGAACTGTCACAAATACTTAAAGATGGTCATGGAAAAGAGAG GGATTCCgttcgacgagaaccactcaaagaagcgaaaagCAAGTTAG